In a single window of the uncultured Pseudodesulfovibrio sp. genome:
- a CDS encoding HDOD domain-containing protein, whose protein sequence is MAEESARVKAEQGFAPETLEAAKKLLKKRFKFIKNPDDSLKRLARHGVERLAADMVANPHRYGRFDTDSPLPEVHALDPLDILRHDHQLPALPQVFLELQQAISSRSTSADDLANIISQDPGLTAFLLRMVNSAFYSLPMQIDTISRAVTVVGVNQLSTLAVGTSVMSLFKDVPAEVINMEQFWKHSICCGLIARRLCRITGQGDPERAFVSGLLHDIGQLILLQVEPERATAVHAHAMAKDAVLFVEEKELLGFDHATLGGMLLRKWNFPYVLVSAVLEHHHPKMGHKDAEPLLVHCAETIATGLGVGSSGEFFVQPPSLEVWNAMNFTPELMDEMVEDLDEELEEAFAVLIDQ, encoded by the coding sequence TAAGAACCCCGACGATTCCCTGAAGCGTCTGGCTCGGCACGGGGTCGAGCGCCTGGCCGCGGACATGGTCGCCAATCCGCACCGGTACGGACGGTTCGACACGGATTCCCCCCTGCCCGAGGTTCACGCGCTGGATCCGCTGGACATCCTGCGCCACGACCACCAGCTTCCGGCATTGCCTCAGGTTTTTCTCGAGCTGCAACAGGCCATCAGTTCCCGGTCCACGTCGGCCGACGACCTGGCCAATATCATCAGCCAGGACCCGGGCCTGACCGCCTTCCTCCTGCGCATGGTCAACTCCGCATTCTACTCGCTGCCCATGCAGATCGACACCATCTCGAGGGCCGTCACCGTCGTCGGCGTCAACCAGCTGTCCACCCTTGCCGTGGGTACCTCGGTCATGTCCCTGTTCAAGGATGTGCCCGCCGAGGTCATCAACATGGAGCAGTTCTGGAAACATTCCATCTGCTGCGGCCTCATCGCCCGACGGCTGTGCCGCATCACCGGCCAAGGTGATCCGGAACGCGCTTTCGTGTCCGGCCTGCTGCACGACATCGGCCAGCTCATTCTGCTTCAGGTGGAGCCGGAGCGGGCCACGGCCGTGCATGCCCATGCCATGGCCAAGGATGCGGTCCTGTTCGTGGAGGAAAAAGAGCTGCTCGGATTCGATCACGCCACCCTGGGCGGCATGCTCCTGCGCAAGTGGAATTTCCCTTACGTCCTGGTTTCGGCGGTACTTGAACACCATCACCCCAAGATGGGCCACAAGGACGCCGAGCCGCTGTTGGTCCATTGCGCCGAGACCATTGCCACCGGTCTGGGCGTCGGCTCCAGCGGAGAGTTCTTTGTTCAGCCTCCCTCACTCGAGGTCTGGAACGCCATGAACTTCACCCCGGAGTTGATGGATGAAATGGTCGAGGATCTGGACGAAGAGCTGGAAGAGGCCTTCGCCGTGCTCATCGACCAATAG
- a CDS encoding NifU family protein — protein sequence MREKVEAVLDKVRPMLQGDGGDVELVEITDSGIVKVRLTGACKGCPMSQMTLKNGIERIVLKELPEVKGVEAV from the coding sequence ATGCGAGAAAAAGTTGAAGCCGTACTGGATAAGGTCCGTCCCATGCTCCAGGGCGACGGCGGCGATGTGGAATTGGTCGAAATCACCGATTCCGGCATCGTCAAGGTCCGTCTGACCGGCGCGTGCAAAGGCTGTCCCATGTCCCAGATGACCCTGAAAAACGGCATCGAACGGATCGTCCTCAAGGAACTTCCCGAAGTGAAGGGCGTCGAAGCCGTTTAG
- the gltX gene encoding glutamate--tRNA ligase, translated as MTKIVSRFAPSPTGFLHIGGARTALFSWLLARSMGGEFRLRIEDTDRERSTQEATDAIIDSMRWLGLEHDGEIVFQSERADRHNEVIDQLIASGHAYYCDCSKEDVDAMREKAMKEGRKPKYDGTCRDKGLTSGVVRLKAPLEGATGYKDMVKGFISVENSEMDDMILRRSDGTPTYNLAVVVDDHDMGVNHVLRGDDHVNNTPRQILIYRAMGWDVPEFGHVPMILGPDKKKLSKRHGALSVMEYEKMGYLPEAVTNYLARLGWSHGDQELFSMDEMVELFTSDGLGNSPSVFDLTKFEWVNGQYMQKADPDRLAGMLCDFLAREVGEEEAKSVTREQFAKIAPLLQPRAKSILDMLEQSRPFIVDASFLPYDESAVKKFLTEETKSLLSEIAERMEGLDAFTESALEEVHKQFIEDKDIKFKVIAQPIRVAITGKTQSPGLFETMVVLGKEQTLARIRRAIEL; from the coding sequence ATGACCAAGATCGTTTCCCGTTTCGCGCCGAGCCCGACCGGGTTCCTGCATATCGGCGGTGCCCGCACCGCGCTGTTTTCCTGGCTGCTGGCCCGCTCCATGGGCGGCGAGTTCCGTCTGCGCATCGAGGACACCGACCGCGAGCGCTCCACGCAGGAAGCGACCGACGCCATTATCGACTCCATGCGCTGGCTGGGTCTTGAGCACGACGGCGAGATCGTGTTTCAGTCCGAGCGCGCAGACCGGCACAACGAGGTTATCGACCAGCTCATCGCCTCGGGCCACGCCTACTATTGCGACTGTAGCAAGGAAGACGTGGACGCCATGCGCGAGAAGGCCATGAAGGAAGGCCGCAAGCCCAAGTACGACGGTACCTGCCGCGACAAGGGACTGACCTCGGGCGTGGTCCGCCTGAAGGCCCCGCTGGAAGGCGCCACCGGGTACAAGGACATGGTCAAGGGCTTCATCTCGGTGGAGAACTCCGAGATGGACGACATGATTCTGCGCCGTTCGGACGGTACGCCGACCTACAACCTGGCCGTGGTGGTGGACGACCACGACATGGGCGTGAACCACGTGCTGCGTGGCGACGACCACGTGAACAACACCCCGCGCCAGATCCTCATCTACCGGGCCATGGGTTGGGACGTGCCGGAGTTCGGCCATGTGCCCATGATCCTGGGACCGGACAAGAAGAAACTTTCCAAGCGCCACGGTGCGCTGTCTGTCATGGAGTACGAGAAGATGGGCTACCTGCCCGAAGCCGTGACCAACTATCTGGCCCGGCTGGGCTGGTCCCATGGCGACCAGGAGCTGTTCTCCATGGACGAGATGGTCGAGCTGTTCACTTCGGACGGCCTGGGCAATTCGCCGTCGGTCTTCGATCTGACCAAGTTCGAGTGGGTCAACGGCCAGTACATGCAGAAGGCCGATCCGGACCGTCTGGCCGGTATGCTCTGCGACTTCCTGGCCCGCGAGGTTGGCGAGGAAGAGGCCAAGTCCGTGACCCGAGAGCAGTTCGCCAAGATCGCGCCGCTGTTGCAGCCGCGGGCCAAGTCCATTCTCGACATGCTGGAGCAGTCCCGCCCGTTCATCGTGGACGCTTCGTTCCTGCCCTACGACGAAAGCGCGGTGAAGAAGTTCCTGACCGAGGAGACCAAGTCGCTGCTTTCCGAGATCGCCGAGCGCATGGAAGGGCTGGATGCGTTCACCGAGTCCGCGCTGGAGGAAGTGCACAAGCAGTTCATCGAGGACAAGGACATCAAGTTCAAGGTCATCGCCCAGCCCATCCGCGTGGCCATCACCGGCAAGACCCAGTCTCCGGGTCTGTTCGAGACCATGGTCGTGCTCGGCAAGGAGCAGACCCTGGCCCGTATTCGACGCGCCATCGAGCTGTAA
- a CDS encoding SHOCT domain-containing protein, whose translation MDYLTTYAHWCSGPEFGHGFMHGGGFGAMGTGFGFPVGGIVQLLILGLIIYFTVRLIRKPATHSGPGTPVDVLQRRYAAGEIDRETYRAMKDELRNS comes from the coding sequence ATGGATTATCTGACCACATACGCGCATTGGTGTTCCGGCCCGGAATTCGGGCACGGTTTCATGCACGGCGGCGGGTTCGGAGCCATGGGTACGGGGTTCGGCTTTCCCGTCGGGGGGATCGTCCAACTCCTCATCCTGGGCCTGATCATATATTTCACGGTGCGCCTGATCCGGAAACCCGCCACACACTCGGGACCGGGCACGCCGGTGGATGTCCTCCAACGCCGATACGCGGCCGGTGAAATAGACCGGGAGACGTATCGCGCCATGAAGGATGAGCTCCGCAACAGCTAA
- the rpmB gene encoding 50S ribosomal protein L28, with product MSQVCDICGKGPQSGNNVSHSHIKTKRRFMPNLQKVRHQLESGQVVSIKACTRCIRNGAVVKPVANQKPEA from the coding sequence ATGTCCCAGGTTTGCGATATTTGTGGAAAGGGTCCCCAGAGCGGCAACAACGTCAGCCACTCCCACATCAAGACCAAGCGTCGCTTCATGCCCAACCTGCAGAAGGTCCGCCACCAGCTGGAGTCCGGTCAGGTTGTCAGCATCAAGGCTTGCACCCGCTGCATCCGTAATGGTGCCGTGGTCAAGCCCGTGGCCAACCAGAAGCCCGAAGCCTAA
- a CDS encoding DUF177 domain-containing protein, which yields MVEFWLTISDIAAEGRSFTFDDQNFWREAWREFKLGIRPDSDLVAEYSVLPQSEDGALVRGTLKGSVLLVCDRCAEPFPFAIDASFDAYEQLPDGEEAEGEPRMRLDNGQLQLDMGALLWEEFALVLPFKPLCGEECQGICPGCGANLNTGECTCKPEEGDERLAVFRDLKIK from the coding sequence ATGGTTGAATTCTGGCTGACTATCAGCGACATTGCCGCAGAGGGCAGAAGCTTCACCTTCGATGACCAGAACTTCTGGCGCGAGGCGTGGCGCGAATTCAAGCTGGGCATCCGTCCGGACAGCGATCTGGTGGCCGAGTACTCGGTCCTGCCCCAGTCCGAGGACGGGGCGTTGGTGCGTGGTACCCTCAAGGGTTCGGTCCTGCTGGTCTGCGACCGGTGCGCCGAGCCGTTCCCCTTTGCGATTGACGCCAGCTTCGACGCCTACGAGCAGTTGCCTGATGGCGAAGAGGCCGAAGGCGAGCCGCGCATGCGTCTGGACAACGGCCAACTGCAGCTCGACATGGGCGCCCTCCTGTGGGAGGAATTCGCCCTGGTCCTGCCGTTCAAACCCTTGTGCGGTGAGGAATGTCAGGGTATCTGTCCCGGCTGCGGCGCCAACCTCAATACCGGCGAATGCACCTGCAAGCCGGAAGAGGGCGACGAAAGGCTTGCGGTTTTCCGCGACTTGAAGATAAAGTAA
- the rpmF gene encoding 50S ribosomal protein L32 has product MAVPKKKTSKSRKGMRRSHDKVAAPNVIYCECGEPTLPHRACSVCGTYKGRQVIDGEDA; this is encoded by the coding sequence ATGGCTGTCCCCAAGAAGAAAACGTCCAAGTCCCGTAAGGGCATGCGCCGTTCCCACGACAAGGTTGCCGCTCCGAACGTCATTTACTGCGAGTGCGGTGAGCCCACTCTGCCCCATCGCGCCTGCTCTGTCTGCGGCACCTACAAGGGTCGCCAGGTCATTGACGGCGAAGATGCCTAA
- the plsX gene encoding phosphate acyltransferase PlsX yields the protein MRTPRIAVDAMGGDFGPSVVVPGAVSAAREGIAIVLVGDEGQVRAELDKLDTKGLDIEVVHCTQVVEMDDKPADALRRKKDSSIQVACRLVKEGKANGVVSAGNSGATVACGMFVLGRIPGVQRPALAGILPTEKNPVVLIDVGANVDSKPQHLLQFGLMAEVLAQHILGIKDPSVGILSIGEEEGKGNAAVREAFDLLKRSQLRFIGNVEGRDIFTGEVDIVVCDGFVGNVALKLSEGLARSLSRILKDELKSSWLSMLGTLLSFGAFKRFKKIVDYAEYGGAPLLGLREIVIVAHGKSNELAMTNCIRMAATSVRNDAYGHLLEGVTAHKGLAAKPDRDAA from the coding sequence ATTCGGACTCCGCGCATTGCCGTGGATGCCATGGGGGGCGATTTCGGCCCCAGTGTTGTGGTGCCCGGCGCAGTCAGCGCTGCGCGCGAAGGTATTGCCATAGTGCTCGTCGGTGACGAGGGGCAGGTTCGGGCCGAGCTGGACAAGCTCGACACCAAGGGGCTGGACATAGAAGTTGTCCACTGTACCCAGGTGGTCGAGATGGACGACAAGCCCGCCGACGCCCTGCGCCGCAAGAAGGACTCTTCCATCCAGGTGGCCTGCCGCCTGGTCAAGGAAGGCAAGGCCAATGGCGTGGTCTCGGCCGGAAACTCCGGCGCGACCGTTGCCTGTGGCATGTTCGTCCTGGGGCGTATTCCCGGCGTGCAGCGTCCGGCTCTGGCCGGCATCCTGCCCACCGAGAAGAACCCGGTGGTGCTCATTGACGTGGGCGCCAACGTGGACTCCAAGCCGCAGCACCTGCTCCAGTTCGGCCTCATGGCCGAGGTTCTGGCCCAGCACATCCTGGGTATCAAGGACCCGTCCGTGGGCATCCTGTCCATCGGCGAGGAAGAGGGCAAGGGCAATGCCGCCGTGCGCGAGGCCTTTGACCTGCTCAAGCGTTCGCAGCTTCGCTTCATCGGTAACGTTGAAGGCCGCGATATCTTCACCGGCGAGGTGGACATCGTGGTCTGCGACGGCTTTGTGGGCAACGTGGCCCTGAAGCTCTCCGAGGGGTTGGCCCGTTCACTGAGCCGCATCCTCAAGGATGAGCTCAAGTCGAGCTGGCTGTCCATGCTCGGCACGCTGCTTTCCTTTGGCGCGTTCAAGCGTTTCAAGAAGATCGTGGACTACGCCGAATACGGTGGAGCCCCGCTTCTCGGCCTGCGCGAAATCGTCATCGTGGCCCACGGCAAGTCCAACGAGCTGGCCATGACCAACTGCATCCGCATGGCTGCGACCAGCGTGCGCAACGATGCCTATGGCCATCTGCTGGAAGGCGTGACCGCGCACAAGGGATTGGCCGCCAAACCCGACAGGGACGCGGCCTGA